The region AGTCCAGTAAATTCTTTTAGGAATAAATGGTAGGTTATCTTTTTCTGCAATAGAAATGTAGCCTAAAGATGATTGTCCGATTTTAGGAAACTCTATAATAAAGGGATAGCTGTAATCTGTCATAAATTATAAAAGGATATTGTTGTTAGAAGTAAACTGGTTGATACATTCTTGATAACCATTCTTACATTGAACCATATTCTCTCTAACTACCTGTTGGTATGATGAAAGATTTTTCGATTCATTTTGTCTGTCGAGATATTCGTGAAATAAATGATAACAAACTGCTTTCATTTTTAGTCTGCGTTGCTTAATTCCTATATTGTTAAATCTTGCAGCAAGTTCGATATCCTCATGTCCCCAGCCATTTAAATCATTGTTATATCCGTTAACTTCTATGAAGTCATTTTTCCAAAAAGAAAAATTACATCCTTTAACATTATTGGATTTTAAATGATCTTTTCTGAAAAACCTTGATGCAAATGGAAATCTGGTGGCATTGATTTTATTTTTCACATTTTTAATCATAGTTTTTATACAGAGTTTATCAGAACTGAGTAAAGCTTTCGTATTAGCTTCATTTATCATGGAACGGCTTCCATTAAGAAA is a window of Elizabethkingia anophelis R26 DNA encoding:
- a CDS encoding glycosyltransferase family 2 protein translates to MKVALLISTYNWPKALDLVFQSIVIQTVLPDEILIADDGSSHHTKELIDKWKTRFSIPVKHFWQEDKGFRKTIILNKAIAGTDSQYIIQIDGDIILNKKFIEDHLHEAREGFFLNGSRSMINEANTKALLSSDKLCIKTMIKNVKNKINATRFPFASRFFRKDHLKSNNVKGCNFSFWKNDFIEVNGYNNDLNGWGHEDIELAARFNNIGIKQRRLKMKAVCYHLFHEYLDRQNESKNLSSYQQVVRENMVQCKNGYQECINQFTSNNNILL